Within Hypomesus transpacificus isolate Combined female chromosome 10, fHypTra1, whole genome shotgun sequence, the genomic segment GGGCAAACCCTTTTTCCAACTGTTAAACCTACATACTATAAGATTTCAATTGAATAAACTTATATATATACTAAATTGGCTATTGCGTCATTTATTATATTGCAAGACTTGGATCTGTCATCAGTGGGGGGAAAAATGCTCTTGTTGTGCACTACGAGCCATTTAATGGGAAAAGTAAAGCCAGGCTCCCACGCGAGGTGTGCACGCAGTATTTATCATAACATGGATTGGTGTAATTCATTTGTGTCTAAAACGCTGCTACAATGCAGCATAAATAAATGATCAGCCTGTGCTCGCATGCTGACGTATCAGATGTTATGACGTAAATATTCTGCGACTCAGATGATGCGAGGATTTTAAGAATGGTAACCTCGATTCAGATACATTATCACGTTTATTTGCTTGAATATACCAATTTTACATATGCTACTGTGTTTACCATTGTATATGGTGGCCTTACTTCGGAGTATAACTGGAATTACTCTCGATCCAGGATGGAAACCAAGGAACACTTAGCCTCTAGCTAACTGCTGCTATCTGTATTGGTCTAAATCATTGGCTAATCAGCTTGCTAGCTCTCTTAGATACTTCTagaattacattttgttcaaaTATCTAAACAATAATTAGGATGATTACTGTTATCCACACCCATGTAGAACGATTATTGTTGTATTGACGACATAACATTATGGTATGTGTAACAGTTTCATTGCCATTGTCCACAATCCATAGCTCATTTAAGTTTGTCCTAACggagtttttgttttttattttgttcagGGCACCCAAGTAAAAGATGTCGTTATCAAGGACGATGCCCCAAGTACACTCCTCTTGGATAAACATGCAGACTACATTGCTGCCTATGGCGCCAAAAAGGACGACTATGTATGTACTCATAGTCAGACATATTGGTCTGCTGAAAAATGTCTAGGCCAATCAACACCTCGGCATGTTGTAGTTAGAGGTAAAGTGTAATCTCCTCATTTTTTCTTGTTTCATTTAATTCACACAGGAGTACACCCTGTCAGAGTACCTGAGGATGAGTGGGATCTACTGGGGCCTGACAGTCATGGACCTGATGGATCAGCTCTCCAGGATGAACCGTGAGGAGATCACCGACTTCATCAAGTCTTGTCAACATGAGTGTGGAGGCCTCAGTGCCAGCATCGGGCACGACCCTCACCTGCTCTACACCCTCAGTGCTGTGCAGGTGACACAGTGTGAAATGTAGTTGTCCTTGATGTAATTTAGTTTTGAAGGAATACATGCTGCATAGCTTACATTGAAATGGAATCAGAAGTTATCCAACCCTACAGTTGAGTTGTTAATGTTCCCAATCATTTGTATGTTGGGATTATTTGTGCTTTTCTCATATGTGACATCTCCCTCAGATCTTGTCCCTGTATGATGATGTTAATGTGATTGACGTGGACAAGGTGGTAGACTATATCAGGGGACTGCAGCAAGAGGATGGGTCTTTCGCAGGCGACAAATGGGGTGAGATAGCCTTTGGTCTTGCAGTTACTGTAAAACTCTATAAACCCTGAAAATACTTGGTATGAATGTAAAGATGCTGCTATGAGGACTCCAGTTCTATGAAGGTATTATTGTTATGTTTTTCCTAAACGTGTTGTCTCTTTGCAGGTGAAATAGACACACGGTTTTCCTTTTGTGCGGTTGCGACGCTTGCATTACTGGTACGTGGACAAATAAGCATGTCAAATTGAATAGCGGAGCGCACATTCATTAAAGGCATACTACCAACAGATGCATCGGTAAATACAAACGTCTTATGATATTCTTTCTTATCAAGGGCAAGTTGGATGCCATCAATGTAGACAAAGCGGTGGAGTTTGTCCTGTCCTGTATGAACTTCGAcggagggttcggctgtaggcCTGGCTCAGAGTCTCACGCCGGCCAGGTACTCACAGTgttattctcccccccccccccccccccccccctaacacaTATCTGGCGGATGGGTTAACAATTTTCAGGCTTGTGACAATTTTTGTGAATTTTCTACTATTGTTTCTTCTGTTCCCTCCCTCAGATCTACTGCTGCACTGGCTTCCTGTCCCTCACGGGGCAGCTCCACCAGATTAACGCTGACCTGCTGGGCTGGTGGCTCTGTGAGAGACAACTACCATCCGGGGGCCTCAACGGTCGCCCTGAGAAGGCAAGTGCTCTGAAAAAGATGTTCTTCGTATTGTCTGAGAAGTTATGCCTTCGGAATGAATCCAAGTGTTGTGTACAACTAACCTACTTCCTTGTCTTGCTCTACTCAAGTTACCCGATGTGTGCTACTCGTGGTGGGTGCTGGCCTCGCTGAAGATCATAGGCAGAATCCACTGGATCGACAAATCCAAGCTGAGATCCTTCATTCTAGCCTGCCAAGATGATGAAACGGGCGGCTTTGCGGATCGACCAGGAGATATGGTGAGCTACAACCAGGAGATGCAGCCCTCCTGTCACGGCTCAGTGTTCTTTACCCCCCAAACATATCTCCCTCCGCCGTGACAGCATTCTGATATCTCTTTCCAGCTGCCATTCAAGCACCAACACAGCTGCCTGTGAGACACGCCTCAGCCTTTTCAATCCTAACCCGTCTGTCGCCCCTCCTTCTCAGGTGGACCCCTTCCACACGCTGTTTGGGGTGGCGGGGCTTTCCCTCATGGGCGATGAGCAGATCAAGCCTGTCAACCCCGTGCTGTGTATGCCTGAGGACGTTCTCCAGAGGATAGGCCTGCACCCGGACACCCTGACCTAGGCCCTCCTAGGCGCCGTCACGCTCACCCTCACCATGCactcctccaccacaccccaGCACTGCACACAGGCCACTGAGGGAAGGCCAGGCATGGCTGGAGGGCCATGGAGAGGTCACCACGCTGAGATAGGGATGAGATACTCTGATGCTTGAGACCGCGACGGTACTTGCAGGCTTTCTCTCTGGACTGGTGCGGACGGAAATGTACAATAGATCAGGTAAGGATGGGAAATAGATGTTGGAAACACAAGACCAGAGCGAAAGCCTGCAGTGCTGTGGACCAGAAGGACCCATATGCTTTACAGTGGTTGGCAGGCGTCACTTCACTGATACTGAAAGACAACCAATAAATTAGATACCCTTcatttgttgttgataaatttGCTTAAAAGTGAATTCGTATGAAGCACCAAATCTTATCTTGTCCTTTGTTCGGTCACACCCACTTATTCATCTCTTGTCACCGTCAACTCACTACAGTGAACACCCAGCGGCCTGTACCATGTATGTTCTGATCATGTTTACACTAGCGCCTCTATTCTTCATCGAAAGCTGGACACATGATTGGTTCTCGAGGGTAGCAGAAGGAAACATGCAAACTTAATTTCCTGAttgttgtttcattttggacaTATATCGACACATATTTGAAGGTGTGGTTTTGGGGGGAGTCGATGAtaacatcatttttttttttggactAACTTTCTCATGTCACGTCTCTAATAATCAGGTACAAGATTATATTCTTGATCGCTGTCTGATAGGAATCGGCTGATTTCTGAGAGATTGTCTTTGTGATTAATGTAATATGCTCAAtattaatgttttattgaaatgacATTGTCAGCTCTGTGCATTGTTGTTGCCCGACTGTTACCCACCTGTTTTATGTTTTGACACTTCTGCACGTTTCTGTTAGATTTACTGGGAGCAGGGAGCTATCATAACATTGTCCATCAAATACTCATCATATAAATACAGCATATTTATTTGCATGCAGTTTGGATACCTATTTATGTACTACAGAACTACTACCATCTTGTTAGGCAATAAATACAGATAATGTTTCCCGCAAagtatatttgtgtttgttgctGTTTAAATTTCAAATACAGATTTGTGCGTTCATGAGACAGCAGCATGTAAGACAGTTTAGCTCTAaccaccactagatggcaacaTTACCACTCATGTCCCTTGTGGACCACTATAGTAGTCCACTGTATACAGGAGTATTACAAGTTTTGGTTAGGTGATACAATTATAGGCGTAGGTTTAAATTTATATGGGTTagacactgccacacacacacttttattaCCAATATATTCAATGGCTGCCTTCTCAATTGTTACAATAAACTGTCCCGCCCACATTTGGAAACTTCTATGCCCCTGTATAGAGTATTATAGAGCTTATATGCAGAATTTGTTTGCGAATGTTACTACGGCAGCTACTTGCCTATCATACAACGGATCCTCATTGTTACTTCCAAGATGTCAGCACCAGACAGTCACACATCTCTTTTGCTATGACATGtcacacaaaaagaaaaaacaaatctTCTCTTCCATAATTGGATGTTCAGTTTTATAACCTGTTTCCCACATTAAACAAAGATGTATTTTCCGCCTTGACACCTCAGGGTCATGCCACCTCATCTACCTACTCCGGAATATTTTGTAggatacaaaatacaaaatggaAAAGTAAAcaagaaaatgtttcaaaggCTTCTATCTAATTATTTTTGTTCAGGCGACTGGAGAGCAGTAATCTGTGGGCTCCTGGCATCTGGGCAGGGACAATCACGCTGGTTGTTAGGCTACAGAGAAACCCCACAGGCTCTCATTAGTgtgggcctgagagagagacatgggaggCTCTGGGAgccagagaaagggaggaatgaGAGCCTTAGAGAGTCATGTCTCACTTCTTAGACTCTCACTGCCATCAGTCCTGTTTCCTGAGAAACGCCCAGATTGTGTTCCCCCCTCAGTCTTACCACCCTGTCTTTCATCAGTATTAGATGTAGATACTCAGTATTAACAGCTGCCCAAATAGCTGAATAGATATTGAAATGCATTCATTTAGGGACTATTGTTCTATTATTATTCCCAAACATGTGCTAGAATGATAGATCATCATGAAATGGTTGCAAAGGTAGACCGTGTAGTCTAGTTCTTGTAAAGGTAACTGTTTACTGTGTGTTTTGATGTTCACATCAGTGCTTTGGGCTGACTCATTCCCTTATGATATTTGCAGTAGCCAGGAGGGCAATGTGTATGTTACAATGACAGACTTGTTTCTGCTTCTTATTTGCCAAATGGCCCATAGTCCAGCCTGGGTCTGCCAGTGTGAAACCTGTTTAAGTGATCTCACTGATCGGCATTGCAATCAAGCCATTCCTCTGCTAGAGCATCCTTGAATTATCAGGTGTATTTGGACCAAATTCCTGGACTTGGTTAGATCTACAGTATCTGACTGATGCACCGGTCAGACCTTGAAAATGTGTGCAGTCAGTCAATCCTGAGGTTTGCAACATCTAACCACAGCTTCTGTCACATTCGTTTCGATGTGCGTTCAATAGATCCCACATCCCATCTGCTCAGATGCTTTATTGACAGATGCATAGTCAGCAGAGTGCGACCCCCCTTTCAACCGGTTTCAAACCCAGTTCAGGTGCCGTGGGCTAGAGGAGTTGGAGGCTGTGCTATGTTCAGTTCTCCAGGTTGAGGTAGTTGCGGAGAGGCACGGGCAGAGGCAGGGCCCTGATGCCGTCGGGGAGCCGGCCCCTCTGCAGCAGGCAGGCCCTCACTGCCACCCTGCACAGGTGGCTCAGCTCACACGGCTCCTGGTAGCGCGTCAGGGGGATGTGCTTCTTCCAGTCTGGGATCAGGGCCTTGCGCCCGTACACCACCTGCATCTGGGACGTCAGCCATGTCAGGAAGTCTGGCCAAGTGAAGGACTGCTGAAAGACTTCTTTCTCATTTGCATACTATTCATTTTGCGATGGAATACATTTGCTTGCGACAATTCTTTAGGCGATAAATACATTCAATGTTTCCCCTTaaagtgtatttgtgtttgttctttCAACTTTGAAATCAGATGCCGTAAAATAAACCCTAACCGAAGGAGGTCCACTGCGAATGATGATGAATACAGAATGCAACTTGACTTACCTCAATGTCTGCCACGCAGACATAAGTGACCACCCGGAAGCACAGCTCCATACAGTCCTCCAGCTCTGTGGTGACTGTGGTGTGGCATCTCTCATCCAACACTTCCAGGCGTGGTGGGTTGAACAGGATGGAGATGATGACATAAGTGGGTCGCCGCTCGCGCTCCAGCATACCGTACTGCAGTAGAACCTTCAGCACGTCATACTGGCGGTTCTGCGCCACGAACATGAGGGGAGTCACACCACCCACTGTACTGGGGCTGTAAATGGGCGTGAAGCGCCTATGAAGAATTTAGGTTAAAGATTTAGCTTTCATGTTAGAGTTTATGATTAGAAGATAACCGAAGAGCAATGATCTGTTTTGTGATACCTCCATGCAATGGCCAGGTTGTTTGTCTGGTCCTGAAGATACGGTGACGTCCTCTCCATCAATTTCCTGACTATTTCCGCGCTGCCTCTACGCGCGAAGACCCAGTGGAGGATGGTGTTGGTGCACACGTTTATGAATTCCATGTAGAACTCGGGATCCAACCGGGCATGTGCGGTTTTGGCGAAATTGATGAAATCTACTATGAATGAATCAAATTCCTCTGATGTTGCATTGCGCAAGATTGTTCCCAAAGTTTTATAGATGCGAGGCTCATATGTTTCTTGGCCCCATTGTCCGGGAAACCTGTAAAGTGGTTTCCGAATTACGCGCGCAACCAAATTGAGAAAAACGTTGTTATTGTGATGATTATCGTCTTCACTGTCCGACATTGTTGTGGTCGGACAGACCGTTTCACGTTTCTGCCATGCTTTGGCAAAAGTTTTGGAATAACATTGTTACCATTGTTACATTGGCAAAACTAACACGTAATGAAGAACGTTCAAACTGTGCGCACTATGACCCATACTATGAAGCGTTCTGTTGCATTTAAATAGGTATAAAAGGTCAATCTGTAAGAATTAGTAGTTCAATATAGGTCTATAACTATttaacaatgaaaataaatgtattgtctAACGGGCCTTTAATTCAATAAATGTCTACCTTCTTTCGATAAAAACATTAACTTTTTCATGTAAAGCTTGTCGTTTTTCCTTTTCTAGAAACATTCTCTGGGGTATATTGTACTCATGGATGAGCGCTTTCAGACCCTCTTGGATTACAGTCTTCGACATTGCTTCTTTGAGGGGGGTGCAACGACTGGTGCCAACAATAGGACTTGTCATTGGCACCCCTAAGAACAACTTAGAAGAGTATTTCTCCACATTCCACCTGGTCGCACTGTCGTATTTCAACGGCACTGCTGATTTGGAATGAACTTCATTGGAAATAGATAGGTTTGAGAAATCAGTTAATTTATGACATTTCTGTATCACAGGCAGGTCTACGCTGAATGATCGCTTGGTGTCCGAGTGTGTAAAAGACGAGGTCGAAGAGGAAACGTTAAAACCAACTGTACCATCTGCCAAAGTGTTCCCACGCGCTCCTCTTGAACTGGCCCCTGTCCATAGCCTCATGTTTACATTTCCCGTAGTTTGGTTGAGACccatgcttgagtgtgtgtttaccacTGTCATTTGGTGGCAATACCCACTAATTGTTTCTATATTCCTCAATGTCGTCTTGATGTCTCGTATTCTCCTGTTGATCAAATACATGGAACGGTAGTGATCTTTCTCCAGTAACTGCCTTTCACTTGTGTATCTTTTTATTTCAAAGCCATTTCTTTCGTGCGCCCTCATCAGAGTATCGATTCTTGCGTTGCTGTCTTTGCTCCAGTGACTcatgtttgcaacctgacaagcCCTGAACTCCTAATGAGCAGGCGAGGCAGGGGCGAACTGTTCCATGTCGGGTTTACGGTTTACCTCGTGGGGTTTACCTCACGGGGGCTGCCAGGTACTCAAAAAACACCAAGAGACATTAGAAaactttgaataaaaaaaaatcatcatTTTTACATGAATTATGTGGGATGCATGTTGTTTAGCAACTAAAACTGTAATTCCATATTTTAAAATGCGCTCGAATAGCTTGAACATTGTTAAAAATGTTGAGCTGTGGTTGCTATAGCCTACGCAAGCACGCCGTATCCCACGATCATACTATATACCACTATTAAATCAACAGTGGTCCATGGGTGTGGCACGGCATTAGGAGCAGCACTGTATAAAAGGATAGTGTGCCTTCTTCGTCATTTTAGACTTACCCCAAATAACTTTTAATTATGTTTACGATTACTGATGTTCAGATGTGGACTTGGCTTTGAAAAAGAAGTAAGCATCATGAGTGAGAATTCACCAGGGGGCAGTAAAACACAAACTTTCATCATCTATGTTAGCAGCCAACCAAGATGTTGCCTCCCCTAGTTTCAAGGCTGCTGGAGAGAGTACCGTTTCAGTTCTACGGCATTTTGTTGCTTCTTCCATGATCAAGTGTGCCTGCGATCGTTATCGTTTTAGGCCTCAAAGCACGAATGCGATTTAAAGATgacattttaaacagttttgttcAGATATAGCATATTTCCATAGGCTGATTGATTAttctacatttatttttatcattTCGATTCTGATTGCttgaaaataataaaatatttgatactgtttttcccctctctccttcaatgGGTCAAATTCTTGTTATCAAGTGTCTTCATTTAAATGTGCATTATGGTTTCAAACCTCTACTACACAGCCTCAGATTATCAAGTTTGTGTTTTATATAACAGATTGCACTTAAAGTTTTCCTTTTCATCTTCAATAGGGCACAGATATTTTATAACACACCATCATGCCAACAACTGGTATTCAATCGGTTAAACAAAGTCTTTAATATATTTcagtatcaaatcaaatgtatttgtatagccctttttacacgcaagcatgtcacagagggcttcacatacgcccgtACTGCCCCTTAACCAGCATGCTGTACTATGTATTACCTAATACAACTGAATAGGGGACATTGATTAAAGAGAAATTGATGGATGAAATAAGCAATCCATTGTCCTTTGTAAGGGTTTGTCTGTTGCAGTGCTGGTAACATCAGTGGCTCCACTGTATTCCTGCAAGTGTACGGTCTACATCATAGCAGCAGAGATCTGAGGCAcggctttctctctctattcctctcacccctcttcaGTTCATCCATTTATCTTTCCTCAAATCTACACCTTATCTCTCTCATGTAAACAGATTCTATCAAGCCTTTGTACCGCAGGACTTGGAGGCATCACCTCAGAACTTCCATCAGGGccattgtctgtgtctgtcagcaGGGGGGGAGTTTCAGATGGCCAGATCCTCTCACTGCACCAGCCCAGCCCTGGGAACCAGCTCTGTAAACCATCAGGCACTGGGCGGTACAGTGCTTACAGTAAATAAACAGAAATATTTTCCAATGTCACTTATTGATGACACATATCTACAGTACATATAGATAAGCACTCTCTTTTTTTAAGGTATTTGTGCAAGGATGTCAAAGCAAGGCACTAACAGTGTGAAAGTGGATCGAACGTTGGCATGGGCAACTGGTGCGACTGTCACCACACCTTGTAAGCTGAACCCTTTGGCGCGTATGTGATGTCAGACTGAACCTGAAGACAGAGGCTGAAGTCCTCTTTTATCTCTGTAGAATCGTGTTTCCTTTCTCAGCCTTTCTGTGGTGAAAGTCTGTGTATCACACCAGACCAGATAGCAGTGGACTGTTCTCCCTTTAGCAATCATTTAATTGGGATAAGGGTTAGAATCACATTGATGTTCTTTTTATATACAAAGAACAATGAGCGTGGATGGGATTCATCCATTTGACTTACAGGACTGCAGACTGTGTTGGGCACCACAGCTTCtgaaatatgattaaaactcaAAAACGATCAGATGGATTCCATGGGTATTTTTCAATGGGTAGGCTCTTAGCCTCCATTGTATCAGATCATGATCTATTCATGTATTACTTAGCAGCCGTTTGGTCAACCTGATACCTGCAAATCCTCTCTGCATTCTGTTTTTGTAAGGGGTGGGGTGGAAACCTGAACATGAGTGCTAATACAtatacatcattatttacagccAGTCCTCTGCATGTTCAGATTTTTCCTTGGGCAGGGAAATGAAAGCATTATGTTCATGTTTTCAAGAAAATCatgctatatatttttttgtttacacCTGTGAACCAGAGTGACAGCACACTAAATTGCTATTTACTCTGGTTGTCAAGCCGTCCACCAGAGGCACGCTGCAGCTGAACTCAATTACTGCTGCCATACATACAGAGGAAACCCATAGCCTGCTTTTAAATAACAGGAGTGAATAGAATCCAGACTTGTTTGGCTGCTCTGTGACCTTAGTGGTTTTGATTAAAGTGTAGGAGACTACATGAGGGAATTCGATTTCTTTTTGTGAGCAGTTAGGAACCGAGGAACAGGAAAAAGGCCATAAACATACACAGCCTATTTATTACATAGTTCACAATGTAATTTAGGTTTTGGTCTATCAAGTGTGTTTTCCACCCAATACTAGAACAACACTATCCCCTACTTTTAAGAAACCTTTAGATCCAGCTACAATAATTATCATGAAGTAAATGCCTTAACACACTTCTGATAGACTAGGATTATCCAGACCTACTGCTGTGCTTGGCCTGGTTGGCTCACAACAGTCAAGAATCAGCCGTGGTCACATGACTCAGGAGGCGGTACTGCTATGTTCAGCGACCAGTAGCAGTGAACGTCAATCAGAACTCCATGGAAAATGCAACGGGAACACGAATAACGGTACGCTACAATTTTATGGTGATGATAACCGCGTTTACGCCGAATAGGCTATGTGTGCCGTGTACGAATAGATGCACATAGCAGCAGAAACACGAGAGGTGTTTGCGAAACGCTACGAAAACGAGCGGTCCACCATTGTCTGGATAGAATTTAGGATGGCCTGGATGTGGAAGGTAAGTCTGGGTTCATAGGCAATGTGCCAAAATACGCTATCAATTATGTGTACCAACAAGGTACTAGCGTAGCCTACACTATGTTTATGTTTATCATTGAATGTATCCTCAAGTCACATGCTGTGTCTACCGTCATATATACCCCTCTAATGAACGTTCAATAATAGTCAATGTGAGGCGCGTCTGTACGTTTGGCTAGCTACCTTTTGTGGTTCCCTTGTTAAACCAGACCATTCTTCGCTAAGGGAATACGGGTTTATTAATTGGGAGGCCATACGTGTGACGTTGTTGGCCACTTTCCATCTTTCGAGTTATTCACCAAGTAGCATTGTGCTCATTGAATGGTCTA encodes:
- the rabggtb gene encoding geranylgeranyl transferase type-2 subunit beta — its product is MGTQVKDVVIKDDAPSTLLLDKHADYIAAYGAKKDDYEYTLSEYLRMSGIYWGLTVMDLMDQLSRMNREEITDFIKSCQHECGGLSASIGHDPHLLYTLSAVQILSLYDDVNVIDVDKVVDYIRGLQQEDGSFAGDKWGEIDTRFSFCAVATLALLGKLDAINVDKAVEFVLSCMNFDGGFGCRPGSESHAGQIYCCTGFLSLTGQLHQINADLLGWWLCERQLPSGGLNGRPEKLPDVCYSWWVLASLKIIGRIHWIDKSKLRSFILACQDDETGGFADRPGDMVDPFHTLFGVAGLSLMGDEQIKPVNPVLCMPEDVLQRIGLHPDTLT
- the LOC124472212 gene encoding ankyrin repeat and SOCS box protein 17-like, with translation MSDSEDDNHHNNNVFLNLVARVIRKPLYRFPGQWGQETYEPRIYKTLGTILRNATSEEFDSFIVDFINFAKTAHARLDPEFYMEFINVCTNTILHWVFARRGSAEIVRKLMERTSPYLQDQTNNLAIAWRRFTPIYSPSTVGGVTPLMFVAQNRQYDVLKVLLQYGMLERERRPTYVIISILFNPPRLEVLDERCHTTVTTELEDCMELCFRVVTYVCVADIEMQVVYGRKALIPDWKKHIPLTRYQEPCELSHLCRVAVRACLLQRGRLPDGIRALPLPVPLRNYLNLEN